One window from the genome of Moraxella nasibovis encodes:
- a CDS encoding helicase HerA-like domain-containing protein — MTQLTLAKSIDTHSDQVLNGKMANRHGLIAGATGTGKTISLRKMAEEFSRAGVPVFLADVKGDLSGIAKRGEHTGKVAERMAQFGLDESYLSDFPVRFWDVFGQAGIPVRVTVSQMGAMLLARLMNLNDTQEGLLNIVFKVADDHGWRILDLKDLRAMLTHISDNAKEYRTQYGNISSASVGPISRQLLQLESEGAETFFGEPALNLEDWVQTDDGHGVINVLNSEKLMRSPRLYSAFLLWFLAEVFETFPEVGDLDKPKFVLFFDEAHLLFDNSSKALIEQVEQVVRLIRSKGVGVYFVTQNPLDLPESILGQLGNRIQHALRAFTPKDQKAVKAAADTFRSNPNLNVAAVISELGVGEALVSFLDEKGMPSVVERAYVMPPSSHLTPLSDTERAASYLNDTLYLHYKDMVDAHSAYETLNEQAQASAQAEQAKQENASAGEENKTNTKQNDELGALDGFIGGLTGSRKKSGQSASYNVADAIGSQLNRQAVKAVERGLMGVIKNLFK; from the coding sequence ATGACTCAATTGACCTTGGCAAAAAGCATTGATACTCATAGCGATCAAGTATTGAATGGTAAAATGGCGAACCGCCACGGTCTGATCGCAGGGGCGACAGGTACAGGTAAGACCATTTCACTTCGCAAAATGGCGGAGGAATTTAGCCGTGCTGGTGTGCCTGTGTTTTTGGCAGATGTCAAAGGCGACTTGTCAGGCATTGCCAAGCGAGGCGAACACACGGGCAAAGTCGCTGAGCGTATGGCTCAGTTTGGGCTTGATGAGAGCTATTTGTCCGATTTTCCTGTGCGTTTTTGGGATGTGTTTGGGCAGGCGGGCATTCCTGTGCGTGTTACGGTCAGTCAAATGGGAGCGATGTTGCTGGCTCGTTTGATGAATCTGAATGACACGCAAGAGGGGCTATTGAACATCGTCTTTAAGGTGGCGGACGATCACGGCTGGCGTATTTTGGATTTAAAAGATTTGCGTGCCATGCTGACCCATATCTCGGACAATGCCAAAGAATACCGCACCCAATACGGCAACATTTCATCTGCCAGTGTGGGGCCGATTTCTCGTCAGCTGCTACAATTAGAAAGCGAAGGGGCGGAGACTTTTTTTGGTGAGCCTGCTTTGAATTTGGAGGACTGGGTGCAAACCGACGACGGTCATGGCGTGATCAATGTCCTAAATTCTGAAAAACTCATGCGTTCGCCCCGTCTGTACAGTGCGTTTTTATTGTGGTTTTTGGCGGAAGTGTTTGAGACTTTCCCAGAGGTGGGCGACCTTGACAAGCCCAAATTTGTGCTGTTTTTTGACGAGGCGCATTTGTTGTTTGACAATTCGTCCAAGGCGCTGATTGAGCAGGTTGAGCAGGTGGTGCGACTGATTCGTTCAAAAGGCGTGGGCGTGTATTTTGTTACCCAAAATCCGCTGGATTTGCCCGAAAGCATCTTAGGTCAGCTGGGCAATCGCATTCAGCACGCCCTGAGAGCCTTCACCCCAAAAGACCAAAAAGCGGTCAAAGCGGCGGCGGATACTTTTAGAAGCAATCCCAATCTGAATGTCGCAGCGGTCATCAGCGAGCTGGGCGTGGGCGAGGCACTGGTGTCATTTTTGGACGAAAAAGGCATGCCAAGCGTGGTGGAGCGTGCCTATGTCATGCCGCCATCATCTCACCTGACACCGCTTAGCGACACAGAGCGAGCCGCAAGCTATTTAAACGACACATTGTATCTACATTATAAAGACATGGTAGATGCTCATTCTGCTTATGAGACACTCAATGAACAAGCCCAAGCATCAGCTCAGGCTGAGCAAGCCAAACAAGAGAATGCGTCTGCCGGCGAAGAAAATAAGACAAATACCAAACAAAATGATGAGCTGGGAGCGTTGGACGGCTTTATCGGTGGTCTGACTGGCTCTCGCAAAAAAAGCGGTCAAAGCGCCAGCTATAATGTCGCCGATGCCATTGGCAGCCAGCTGAATCGCCAAGCGGTCAAGGCGGTGGAGCGTGGACTGATGGGCGTGATTAAAAATTTGTTTAAGTAG
- a CDS encoding TerD family protein translates to MSQSATDQPLKTFFEPKTLSELGITGHILLPAVRYEHTALPKTGLAKWLSHLPKISKAPIAMDIDVGCVLMSQTGKILQSVHYGNIRTDDGSVRHGGDGLLGASDFEEKFINQEQIQLHLNKIDQEVHHLFIIIANHHKQPLPKANKGLGVLRDNEGALVHEFELASLDDGVQALVAWHLQRDDGDWRVSAPLKSIKHADMTDLIDNAEELLSAKNTRW, encoded by the coding sequence ATGAGTCAGTCAGCGACAGATCAGCCATTAAAGACTTTTTTTGAACCAAAAACCCTAAGCGAGCTTGGCATTACAGGGCATATCCTGCTGCCTGCCGTGCGTTATGAGCACACCGCCTTGCCAAAAACAGGACTTGCCAAATGGCTGTCGCATTTGCCAAAAATAAGCAAAGCGCCCATTGCCATGGACATCGATGTCGGCTGTGTCTTGATGAGTCAGACGGGCAAGATATTGCAAAGCGTGCATTATGGTAACATTCGCACTGATGATGGCAGCGTGCGTCATGGCGGTGATGGGCTGCTCGGGGCGTCTGATTTTGAAGAAAAATTCATCAATCAAGAGCAGATTCAGCTGCATCTTAATAAAATCGACCAAGAAGTGCATCATCTTTTCATCATCATCGCCAACCACCACAAGCAGCCCCTACCTAAGGCCAATAAAGGCTTGGGCGTACTTCGGGACAATGAAGGCGCTTTGGTGCACGAATTTGAATTGGCATCATTGGACGATGGCGTGCAGGCGCTCGTGGCATGGCATCTACAAAGAGATGATGGCGACTGGCGAGTAAGCGCCCCACTCAAAAGCATCAAGCACGCCGACATGACCGACCTTATTGACAATGCCGAAGAGCTTTTATCTGCCAAAAATACTCGCTGGTAG